A single genomic interval of Cucumis sativus cultivar 9930 chromosome 5, Cucumber_9930_V3, whole genome shotgun sequence harbors:
- the LOC101220260 gene encoding serine/threonine-protein kinase prpf4B isoform X2 has translation MANDTAHRKHHRSASDEDDDKSSKRHKHRHHRRHHRHRHSSNKNEEESCRDREDSVPPAANRRSRPEDDVEEGEILEEDESGVRENEGATKEVDVEFGKPEADEISDRIDQPSMECHSVDESSNNQANFIVKEGAGNGAQDQKTSKMDSKFYNLDMDKGGYYLKKGTNKENMILYQTDSGCKHGNDASFSMSEVAGTKYNNIEHCREGHSKVDCDQESLELDEKLHKQMASPSKGASKKISNNGNGKVATDGNTLGNGKRPQLERTEGKSEDFTPSTSHDRFIDASDCRSRSRSNCHSRGQSQSRETVEEEAESKSRHYHGWDQPMFDDKIKIHNDLDDDYTECVRGEGRHRSRDTKDNGRSKMELDREWSKENEMGKNKDKDRGVDKQKYDERERGRSKDRRKEMERKRSRERELERGDRRRERDVERDRRGKERGWSREREGQRDRRVERERGWSREREAERDRRTEKERGWSKEREVDRDRRAEKERCRSTDREGNRDRRREREKDRSKDKEVDWDGRRDRDRNDDKAEYSDRNRDRERVREVQKDRFRDKELDRERHNDRNKNKASDSLSSKDKYGNLEHGYVKGSKQSRHYDNEFGLDGGRINAVEKHGSFKRSTREEGEDKLMSGHDEEEEDGDGMSYQLADEEEEDLNRIKEESRRRRQAILEKYKCQQLEKQVEASMKESEKDKDSGKDSSQSEAAAHAIPELVDGVVDDSVADSSFVVEKSPQQNGAIASDKTAGTKGLGEGTPKAEGSDGLFCDDIFGETPAAVRKMGKSDGLQIERSGLHDNWDDADGYYNYRFGEVLDSRYEIAAAHGKGVFSTVVRAKDLKAGPGEPEEVAIKILRSNETMYKAGLEELVILKKLVGADPDDKRHCVRFLSSFKYRNHLCLVFESLHMNLREVLKKFGRNIGLKLTAVRAYAKQLFIALKHLRNCGVLHCDIKPDNMLVNEGKNVLKLCDFGNAMFAGKNEITPYLVSRFYRAPEIILGLSYDHPMDIWSVGCCLYELSTGKVLFPGPSNNDMLRLHMELKGPFPKKMLRKGAFTDQHFDQDLNFHASEEDPVTKKTIKRIIVNIKPKDIGSIIRGSPCEDPKMLANFKDLLDKIFVLDPEKRMTVSQALNHPFITGK, from the exons GAGTGTCATTCGGTGGATGAATCATCTAATAACCAGGCTAATTTTATTGTGAAGGAGGGGGCAGGCAACGGTGCTCAAGATCAGAAGACCTCCAAAATGGACTCTAAGTTCTATAATTTAGACATGGACAAAGGTGGCTACTATCTAAAAAAAGGCACAAACAAGGAAAACATGATTCTTTATCAAACCGACTCTGGTTGTAAGCATGGCAATGATGCTAGCTTTTCCATGAGTGAAGTGGCTGGAACTAAATACAACAATATTGAACATTGCCGAGAGGGTCATAGCAAAGTGGATTGTGATCAAGAATCTCTGGAGTTAGATGAGAAGCTGCACAAACAAATGGCATCTCCTTCTAAAGGGGCTAGTAAGAAAATAAGCAACAACGGCAATGGAAAGGTGGCAACAGATGGAAACACCTTGGGGAATGGGAAAAGGCCACAGTTAGAAAGAACTGAAGGCAAGTCTGAGGATTTTACGCCATCAACATCTCATGATCGATTCATCGATGCATCAGATTGTAGGAGTAGATCAAGGTCAAATTGTCATTCTAGGGGACAATCTCAGTCTCGTGAAACAGTAGAAGAGGAGGCAGAGTCAAAGAGTAGACATTATCATGGTTGGGATCAACCAATGTttgatgataaaattaaaattcacaatgACTTGGATGATGATTACACTGAATGTGTTAGGGGAGAGGGAAGGCATCGGAGCAGGGACACGAAGGACAACGGGAGAAGTAAGATGGAGTTGGATAGGGAATGGTCcaaggaaaatgaaatgggaaaaaacaaagataaagaTAGGGGGGTAGATAAGCAAAAGtatgatgagagagagagaggtaggAGTAAAGATAGACGAAAGGAGATGGAACGAAAGAGGAGCAGGGAAAGAGAGTTGGAGAGGGGGGATAGGAGGAGGGAAAGGGATGTGGAAAGAGATAGGAGAGGGAAGGAAAGAGGTTGGAGTAGGGAAAGAGAGGGGCAAAGAGATAGAAGAGTGGAGAGGGAAAGAGGTTGGAGCAGGGAAAGAGAAGCAGAAAGGGATAGAAGAACGGAGAAGGAGAGAGGTTGGAGCAAAGAAAGAGAGGTGGACAGGGATAGAAGAGCAGAAAAGGAAAGATGTAGGAGCACCGATAGAGAGGGTAATAGGgatagaagaagagaaagggaaaaagataGGAGCAAGGATAAAGAAGTGGATTGGGATGGGAGAAGGGACAGGGATCGGAATGATGATAAGGCTGAATATAGTGATAGAAATAGAGACAGGGAGAGAGTGAGAGAGGTGCAAAAGGATCGGTTTAGGGATAAAGAATTAGATAGGGAGAGACACAACGATAGAAACAAGAATAAAGCCAGTGACAGTTTAAGTAGTAAAGATAAGTATGGGAATCTTGAACATGGCTACGTTAAAGGTTCTAAGCAGTCTAGGCATTACGATAATGAGTTTGGTTTGGATGGGGGAAGAATTAATGCTGTCGAAAAACATGGTAGTTTTAAGAGAAGCACTCGTGAAGAAGGTGAAGACAAGCTAATGAg TGGTCATGATGAGGAGGAAGAGGATGGAGACGGCATGTCATATCAATTAGCTgatgaagaagaggaggatCTTAACAGGATCAAAGAGGAGAGTAGAAGACGGAGACAAGCAatcttagaaaaatataaatgccAGCAGTTAGAGAAACAAGTAGAGGCTTCTATGAAGGAATCTGAGAAAG ATAAGGATTCTGGAAAGGATTCTTCTCAATCAGAAGCTGCAGCTCATGCTATTCCAGAATTGGTTGATGGGGTAGTGGATGATTCTGTTGCTGACTCATCTTTTGTTGTGGAGAAATCACCACAACAAAATGGAGCAATTGCATCTGATAAAACTGCGGGTACTAAAGGACTTGGAGAGGGTACTCCAAAG GCTGAGGGGTCAGATGGATTATTCTGTGATGACATTTTTGGAGAAACACCTGCTGCAGTTCGTAAAATG GGAAAAAGTGATGGTTTGCAGATAGAGAGGAGTGGTCTTCATGACAATTGGGATGATGCAGATGGATATTATA ACTATCGATTTGGGGAAGTGCTTGATAGTCGGTATGAAATTGCTGCTGCTCATGGAAAAGGTGTCTTTTCAACCGTGGTCCGTGCAAAGGATCTCAAAGCCGGTCCTGGTGAACCAGAAGAAGTGGCAATCAAAATTTTGCGTAGTAATGAAACAAT GTACAAGGCTGGTCTGGAGGAGTTGGTCATATTGAAAAAGCTAGTAGGTGCAGATCCAGATGACAAGCGTCACTGTGTTCGTtttctttcaagtttcaaaTATAGGAATCatctttgtttagtttttgaatCTCTTCATATGAATCTCCGTGAGGTCTTGAAGAAATTTGGGCGCAATATTGGCCTTAAGCTAACTGCTGTGAGGGCATACGCTAAGCAGCTTTTTATTGCCCTGAAGCATTTGAGAAATTGTGGTGTTCTCCACTGTGATATAAAGCCAGATAATATGCTG gttaacGAGGGGAAAAATGTGCTGAAGCTTTGTGATTTTGGTAATGCCATGTTTGCTGGTAAAAATGAAATCACACCCTACCTTGTTAGCCGGTTTTATCGTGCTCCTGAAATAA TTTTAGGGCTGTCATATGATCATCCAATGGATATCTGGTCGGTGGGTTGCTGTCTGTACGAGCTCTCTACAGGGAAAGTTCTTTTTCCAGGTCCTTCTAATAATGACATGCTTCGCCTACACATGGAATTAAAGGGCCCTTTTCCAAAGAAGATGCTTCGTAAG GGAGCATTTACTGACCAACATTTTGACCAGGACTTGAACTTCCATGCTTCTGAGGAGGATCCTGTAACCAAAAAG ACCATAAAGCGAATAATAGTCAATATAAAGCCTAAAGATATTGGGTCAATTATTAGGGGATCTCCTTGTGAAGATCCAAAGATGTTAGCCAATTTTAAGGATCTTCTAGACAAAATTTTTGTGTTGGATCCAGAAAAAAGGATGACGGTATCACAAGCATTGAATCATCCATTCATCACTGGCAAGTGA
- the LOC101220260 gene encoding serine/threonine-protein kinase prpf4B isoform X1 produces the protein MANDTAHRKHHRSASDEDDDKSSKRHKHRHHRRHHRHRHSSNKNEEESCRDREDSVPPAANRRSRPEDDVEEGEILEEDESGVRENEGATKEVDVEFGKPEADEISDRIDQPSMECHSVDESSNNQANFIVKEGAGNGAQDQKTSKMDSKFYNLDMDKGGYYLKKGTNKENMILYQTDSGCKHGNDASFSMSEVAGTKYNNIEHCREGHSKVDCDQESLELDEKLHKQMASPSKGASKKISNNGNGKVATDGNTLGNGKRPQLERTEGKSEDFTPSTSHDRFIDASDCRSRSRSNCHSRGQSQSRETVEEEAESKSRHYHGWDQPMFDDKIKIHNDLDDDYTECVRGEGRHRSRDTKDNGRSKMELDREWSKENEMGKNKDKDRGVDKQKYDERERGRSKDRRKEMERKRSRERELERGDRRRERDVERDRRGKERGWSREREGQRDRRVERERGWSREREAERDRRTEKERGWSKEREVDRDRRAEKERCRSTDREGNRDRRREREKDRSKDKEVDWDGRRDRDRNDDKAEYSDRNRDRERVREVQKDRFRDKELDRERHNDRNKNKASDSLSSKDKYGNLEHGYVKGSKQSRHYDNEFGLDGGRINAVEKHGSFKRSTREEGEDKLMSGHDEEEEDGDGMSYQLADEEEEDLNRIKEESRRRRQAILEKYKCQQLEKQVEASMKESEKDKDSGKDSSQSEAAAHAIPELVDGVVDDSVADSSFVVEKSPQQNGAIASDKTAGTKGLGEGTPKAEGSDGLFCDDIFGETPAAVRKMGKSDGLQIERSGLHDNWDDADGYYNYRFGEVLDSRYEIAAAHGKGVFSTVVRAKDLKAGPGEPEEVAIKILRSNETMYKAGLEELVILKKLVGADPDDKRHCVRFLSSFKYRNHLCLVFESLHMNLREVLKKFGRNIGLKLTAVRAYAKQLFIALKHLRNCGVLHCDIKPDNMLVNEGKNVLKLCDFGNAMFAGKNEITPYLVSRFYRAPEIILGLSYDHPMDIWSVGCCLYELSTGKVLFPGPSNNDMLRLHMELKGPFPKKMLRKGAFTDQHFDQDLNFHASEEDPVTKKTIKRIIVNIKPKDIGSIIRGSPCEDPKMLANFKDLLDKIFVLDPEKRMTVSQALNHPFITVFFMMT, from the exons GAGTGTCATTCGGTGGATGAATCATCTAATAACCAGGCTAATTTTATTGTGAAGGAGGGGGCAGGCAACGGTGCTCAAGATCAGAAGACCTCCAAAATGGACTCTAAGTTCTATAATTTAGACATGGACAAAGGTGGCTACTATCTAAAAAAAGGCACAAACAAGGAAAACATGATTCTTTATCAAACCGACTCTGGTTGTAAGCATGGCAATGATGCTAGCTTTTCCATGAGTGAAGTGGCTGGAACTAAATACAACAATATTGAACATTGCCGAGAGGGTCATAGCAAAGTGGATTGTGATCAAGAATCTCTGGAGTTAGATGAGAAGCTGCACAAACAAATGGCATCTCCTTCTAAAGGGGCTAGTAAGAAAATAAGCAACAACGGCAATGGAAAGGTGGCAACAGATGGAAACACCTTGGGGAATGGGAAAAGGCCACAGTTAGAAAGAACTGAAGGCAAGTCTGAGGATTTTACGCCATCAACATCTCATGATCGATTCATCGATGCATCAGATTGTAGGAGTAGATCAAGGTCAAATTGTCATTCTAGGGGACAATCTCAGTCTCGTGAAACAGTAGAAGAGGAGGCAGAGTCAAAGAGTAGACATTATCATGGTTGGGATCAACCAATGTttgatgataaaattaaaattcacaatgACTTGGATGATGATTACACTGAATGTGTTAGGGGAGAGGGAAGGCATCGGAGCAGGGACACGAAGGACAACGGGAGAAGTAAGATGGAGTTGGATAGGGAATGGTCcaaggaaaatgaaatgggaaaaaacaaagataaagaTAGGGGGGTAGATAAGCAAAAGtatgatgagagagagagaggtaggAGTAAAGATAGACGAAAGGAGATGGAACGAAAGAGGAGCAGGGAAAGAGAGTTGGAGAGGGGGGATAGGAGGAGGGAAAGGGATGTGGAAAGAGATAGGAGAGGGAAGGAAAGAGGTTGGAGTAGGGAAAGAGAGGGGCAAAGAGATAGAAGAGTGGAGAGGGAAAGAGGTTGGAGCAGGGAAAGAGAAGCAGAAAGGGATAGAAGAACGGAGAAGGAGAGAGGTTGGAGCAAAGAAAGAGAGGTGGACAGGGATAGAAGAGCAGAAAAGGAAAGATGTAGGAGCACCGATAGAGAGGGTAATAGGgatagaagaagagaaagggaaaaagataGGAGCAAGGATAAAGAAGTGGATTGGGATGGGAGAAGGGACAGGGATCGGAATGATGATAAGGCTGAATATAGTGATAGAAATAGAGACAGGGAGAGAGTGAGAGAGGTGCAAAAGGATCGGTTTAGGGATAAAGAATTAGATAGGGAGAGACACAACGATAGAAACAAGAATAAAGCCAGTGACAGTTTAAGTAGTAAAGATAAGTATGGGAATCTTGAACATGGCTACGTTAAAGGTTCTAAGCAGTCTAGGCATTACGATAATGAGTTTGGTTTGGATGGGGGAAGAATTAATGCTGTCGAAAAACATGGTAGTTTTAAGAGAAGCACTCGTGAAGAAGGTGAAGACAAGCTAATGAg TGGTCATGATGAGGAGGAAGAGGATGGAGACGGCATGTCATATCAATTAGCTgatgaagaagaggaggatCTTAACAGGATCAAAGAGGAGAGTAGAAGACGGAGACAAGCAatcttagaaaaatataaatgccAGCAGTTAGAGAAACAAGTAGAGGCTTCTATGAAGGAATCTGAGAAAG ATAAGGATTCTGGAAAGGATTCTTCTCAATCAGAAGCTGCAGCTCATGCTATTCCAGAATTGGTTGATGGGGTAGTGGATGATTCTGTTGCTGACTCATCTTTTGTTGTGGAGAAATCACCACAACAAAATGGAGCAATTGCATCTGATAAAACTGCGGGTACTAAAGGACTTGGAGAGGGTACTCCAAAG GCTGAGGGGTCAGATGGATTATTCTGTGATGACATTTTTGGAGAAACACCTGCTGCAGTTCGTAAAATG GGAAAAAGTGATGGTTTGCAGATAGAGAGGAGTGGTCTTCATGACAATTGGGATGATGCAGATGGATATTATA ACTATCGATTTGGGGAAGTGCTTGATAGTCGGTATGAAATTGCTGCTGCTCATGGAAAAGGTGTCTTTTCAACCGTGGTCCGTGCAAAGGATCTCAAAGCCGGTCCTGGTGAACCAGAAGAAGTGGCAATCAAAATTTTGCGTAGTAATGAAACAAT GTACAAGGCTGGTCTGGAGGAGTTGGTCATATTGAAAAAGCTAGTAGGTGCAGATCCAGATGACAAGCGTCACTGTGTTCGTtttctttcaagtttcaaaTATAGGAATCatctttgtttagtttttgaatCTCTTCATATGAATCTCCGTGAGGTCTTGAAGAAATTTGGGCGCAATATTGGCCTTAAGCTAACTGCTGTGAGGGCATACGCTAAGCAGCTTTTTATTGCCCTGAAGCATTTGAGAAATTGTGGTGTTCTCCACTGTGATATAAAGCCAGATAATATGCTG gttaacGAGGGGAAAAATGTGCTGAAGCTTTGTGATTTTGGTAATGCCATGTTTGCTGGTAAAAATGAAATCACACCCTACCTTGTTAGCCGGTTTTATCGTGCTCCTGAAATAA TTTTAGGGCTGTCATATGATCATCCAATGGATATCTGGTCGGTGGGTTGCTGTCTGTACGAGCTCTCTACAGGGAAAGTTCTTTTTCCAGGTCCTTCTAATAATGACATGCTTCGCCTACACATGGAATTAAAGGGCCCTTTTCCAAAGAAGATGCTTCGTAAG GGAGCATTTACTGACCAACATTTTGACCAGGACTTGAACTTCCATGCTTCTGAGGAGGATCCTGTAACCAAAAAG ACCATAAAGCGAATAATAGTCAATATAAAGCCTAAAGATATTGGGTCAATTATTAGGGGATCTCCTTGTGAAGATCCAAAGATGTTAGCCAATTTTAAGGATCTTCTAGACAAAATTTTTGTGTTGGATCCAGAAAAAAGGATGACGGTATCACAAGCATTGAATCATCCATTCATCACTG TCTTCTTTATGATGACCTAA